From a single Paraburkholderia edwinii genomic region:
- a CDS encoding DHA2 family efflux MFS transporter permease subunit: MSASTDAPLPNPMDLPTSTKLFAFGIMCLGFFMATLDIQIVASSLRDIGGGLSASQDELSWVQTSYLIAEIIVIPMSGWLTRVFSTRWVFTFSAFGFTVTSMLCGLAWDIDSMILFRGLQGALGAAMIPTVYTTVFVIFPPKQRLAASTTIGALSTLAPTIGPVIGGWVTSEWSWHWLFYLNVVPGIAVTLFVPRYVNFDRANFSLLKKGDYLGVLLMSGCLGCLEYVLEEGPRKNWLGDDAILTYAWICAICGFLFLVHAFTAREPIVDLRALAVRNFGICSLLSFIIGIGIFCTVYLTPVFLTRVRGFDSLQTGVALLSVGCFQLLGMVVYSRLAKFISMRFLMMIGLAMFGIGCYLYVPLTNDWGWQQLLLPQALRGFGQQFAIPPIVILALGSLPPERLRAASGLFNLMRNLGGAIGIAVVSTMLNDRLNFHYEVLAEHVSVGRPVVGAFFQQQAARLSHVAGDTLNAANASMSMLQSLVMREALTLTFADTFLAVALCFGVGLICAFFTRVITNAAPPPDAH, encoded by the coding sequence ATGAGCGCCTCTACCGATGCACCACTGCCGAATCCCATGGACCTGCCAACGAGTACGAAGCTCTTCGCATTCGGCATTATGTGTCTGGGCTTCTTCATGGCAACGCTCGATATCCAGATCGTCGCGTCATCGCTACGCGACATTGGAGGTGGGCTCTCTGCCAGCCAGGACGAGCTGTCATGGGTGCAGACGTCTTACCTAATTGCGGAAATTATCGTCATTCCGATGTCGGGCTGGCTGACGCGAGTTTTCTCCACGCGCTGGGTATTCACATTTTCCGCATTCGGTTTTACGGTCACCAGCATGCTTTGCGGACTCGCATGGGACATCGATTCGATGATCCTGTTTCGCGGTCTGCAAGGCGCGCTTGGCGCCGCGATGATACCCACCGTCTATACAACCGTATTTGTGATCTTCCCGCCGAAGCAACGACTCGCCGCATCAACGACAATCGGTGCGCTCTCGACGCTTGCCCCAACGATCGGTCCGGTTATCGGGGGCTGGGTGACGTCCGAGTGGTCATGGCACTGGCTGTTCTATCTGAACGTTGTACCGGGCATTGCCGTGACCTTGTTTGTGCCCCGGTACGTGAACTTTGATCGAGCGAATTTTTCCCTCCTCAAGAAAGGGGACTATTTAGGCGTATTACTGATGTCCGGGTGTTTGGGCTGCCTTGAGTATGTGCTTGAAGAAGGGCCGCGCAAGAACTGGCTCGGCGACGACGCCATTCTCACGTATGCGTGGATCTGCGCCATATGTGGTTTTCTGTTTCTCGTGCATGCATTCACCGCAAGAGAACCGATTGTCGACCTGAGAGCGCTGGCTGTGCGCAACTTCGGAATCTGCAGCCTTTTGTCGTTCATCATCGGTATCGGCATTTTCTGCACGGTTTATTTGACACCTGTGTTTCTCACACGCGTGCGAGGCTTCGATTCGCTTCAAACGGGCGTTGCATTACTGTCCGTTGGATGTTTCCAGCTGCTCGGCATGGTGGTCTATAGCCGGCTTGCAAAATTCATCAGCATGCGTTTCCTGATGATGATAGGTCTCGCGATGTTCGGTATCGGCTGTTACCTTTATGTACCGTTGACCAACGACTGGGGCTGGCAGCAACTGCTGCTTCCTCAGGCGCTACGCGGATTCGGCCAGCAGTTTGCCATTCCGCCCATTGTCATTCTGGCATTGGGATCCCTGCCGCCCGAGCGGCTCAGAGCGGCGAGCGGGCTTTTCAACCTCATGCGTAATCTAGGCGGTGCGATCGGCATTGCGGTCGTAAGCACGATGTTGAACGATCGCCTGAACTTCCATTATGAAGTTCTCGCGGAGCACGTCAGTGTCGGCCGACCGGTAGTGGGGGCGTTTTTTCAACAGCAGGCCGCACGGCTCTCGCATGTAGCCGGAGACACGCTCAATGCCGCCAATGCCAGTATGAGCATGCTGCAATCCCTTGTGATGCGCGAGGCACTCACGCTGACATTCGCCGACACGTTCCTTGCCGTCGCGCTGTGCTTCGGCGTGGGTCTCATTTGCGCGTTCTTTACACGAGTTATCACGAATGCGGCTCCTCCGCCCGATGCGCATTGA
- a CDS encoding TetR/AcrR family transcriptional regulator, producing the protein MANQESTSSSDKILLAATRIAQAHGYGGLNLRTLAQEVGIKAASLYHHFPSKADLAAAVAKRYWEDAAAALEVLSAKTPDAADCLRKFPGTFRASLENDNRMCLASFMTAEYDDLPDVVKIEIQAFADVNVAWLGKNLVAAGIVGSRDAKKRARAIFAAVSGAQLMARGRSDIKLFDALIDSYRSAGLLPE; encoded by the coding sequence GTGGCGAATCAGGAAAGCACAAGTTCCAGTGACAAGATCCTGCTTGCCGCAACGAGAATTGCGCAGGCGCACGGCTACGGTGGTTTGAACCTTCGTACCTTGGCTCAGGAAGTGGGTATCAAGGCTGCGAGCCTGTACCACCATTTCCCGAGCAAGGCCGATCTCGCCGCGGCTGTCGCGAAGCGTTACTGGGAAGATGCGGCGGCGGCGCTTGAAGTGCTGTCTGCAAAGACCCCCGATGCGGCCGATTGCTTGCGTAAGTTCCCGGGGACCTTTCGTGCGTCGCTCGAAAACGACAACCGCATGTGTCTGGCCAGCTTTATGACCGCCGAATACGACGATCTGCCCGACGTCGTGAAGATCGAAATCCAGGCTTTTGCCGACGTCAACGTAGCATGGCTTGGAAAAAATCTTGTGGCGGCCGGAATCGTTGGCTCCAGGGACGCCAAAAAGCGCGCGCGCGCCATATTCGCTGCAGTTTCGGGCGCGCAACTGATGGCGCGAGGCCGTTCCGATATCAAGCTCTTCGATGCGTTGATCGACAGTTACCGGTCGGCCGGACTGTTGCCCGAGTAG
- a CDS encoding amidase yields the protein MSTELISQDATRLAELIRNKEVSPVEVVQAHLNRIDAVDSKINAIVTVADDALEAARVAEAAVMAGEELGPLHGVPFTAKDSIDTAGVLTQRASPIFKGRVPDTDATSIVRMKKAGGILLAKTNHPEFSFWIETDNLLSGRTRNPWNLDRTPGGSSGGESAAVAALMSPLGLATDVAISVRGPAALTGVVGLKATHGRIPMTGIWPRVPRRFWHIGPIARSVRDIALAYSLLAGPDGADGFSTAPLSLDAGVVSKPGRPIRVGVLIDAFAPVDLDVAATVLASAEALKGLRITVEPVRIPVLEQINALELLWKLQVMETKPAFKKVTAGHEDKIFKHVQGVYDTPDTSIADFVDAEQKAEQLRDGFAEYFQRYDALLTPVTTVPAHAHDAAEFNINGQSVSSLHVMTATAPLNVTGLPGLSLRFGTSREGLPVGVQLVAPWLAESTILHLASLLEAVSPVRGLYPDLSNI from the coding sequence ATGAGCACTGAACTTATCTCCCAGGACGCAACCCGCCTCGCTGAACTGATTCGAAACAAGGAAGTTTCGCCGGTAGAGGTTGTGCAAGCGCATCTGAATCGTATCGATGCAGTCGACTCCAAAATCAACGCCATCGTCACGGTCGCCGACGACGCGCTCGAAGCGGCGAGGGTCGCGGAAGCAGCGGTGATGGCAGGCGAAGAACTTGGGCCGCTACATGGCGTTCCTTTCACGGCGAAAGATTCCATCGACACCGCCGGCGTGCTGACGCAACGTGCCTCGCCTATCTTCAAGGGCCGCGTTCCCGACACCGACGCAACGAGCATCGTTCGCATGAAAAAGGCGGGCGGCATTCTGCTGGCGAAAACCAACCATCCTGAGTTTTCGTTCTGGATCGAAACCGATAACCTGCTTTCGGGACGCACGCGCAACCCGTGGAATCTCGATCGCACGCCGGGTGGATCGAGCGGCGGCGAATCGGCGGCCGTCGCAGCGCTGATGTCGCCACTCGGGCTCGCCACCGACGTCGCGATTTCGGTGCGCGGGCCGGCAGCGCTGACCGGCGTGGTCGGACTGAAAGCGACTCACGGGCGGATTCCGATGACGGGTATCTGGCCGCGCGTGCCGCGCCGCTTCTGGCACATTGGCCCGATCGCGCGCAGCGTTCGCGACATCGCACTCGCCTATTCGCTGCTGGCCGGTCCTGACGGCGCAGATGGTTTTTCGACGGCGCCGCTGAGTCTCGATGCCGGCGTGGTATCCAAACCGGGCCGGCCGATTCGGGTTGGCGTGCTGATCGATGCTTTCGCTCCCGTGGACCTTGACGTCGCCGCTACGGTGCTGGCCTCGGCCGAAGCGCTGAAGGGCCTGCGCATCACCGTGGAGCCGGTGCGCATTCCGGTGCTGGAGCAGATCAACGCGCTCGAGTTGCTCTGGAAACTTCAGGTCATGGAAACCAAGCCCGCTTTCAAGAAGGTGACGGCCGGGCACGAAGACAAGATCTTCAAGCACGTTCAGGGCGTCTATGACACGCCGGACACGTCGATCGCCGATTTCGTCGACGCGGAGCAGAAGGCGGAACAACTGCGCGACGGCTTTGCCGAGTACTTCCAGCGCTACGACGCATTGCTTACCCCGGTGACCACGGTGCCGGCACACGCGCACGACGCCGCTGAATTCAACATCAACGGCCAGTCGGTGTCTTCGCTGCACGTCATGACCGCTACTGCGCCGCTCAATGTGACCGGGCTTCCGGGCCTGTCGCTGCGGTTCGGTACGAGCCGTGAAGGGCTGCCGGTCGGCGTGCAACTCGTCGCGCCGTGGCTGGCGGAGTCGACGATCCTGCACCTCGCTTCGCTGCTCGAAGCCGTGAGCCCGGTGCGTGGTCTTTATCCGGACCTGTCGAACATCTGA
- a CDS encoding alpha/beta fold hydrolase, translated as MSNPISTQRRRLLSSSTALAALTLLDRAGTVHASAAYQTTSPPRTASSASFGPIRQVEAGGLSIGYAEEGPANGPVVILLHGWPHDIHSFIDVAPLLAAAGYRVIVPYLRGYGSTRILSPSAPRNGQQSIFAVDVIALMDALKIDKAVLAGFDWGGRAANIIAAIWPERCRALVSASGYLISSQEANRKPAPPQVELQAWFQYYFATERGAAGYAEQRDEFNKLIWQRASPRFRFDDATYLRTAQSFDNPDHVAIVIHNYRWRLGLAQGERQYDDLEKRLAQAPKISVPTITLEGDANGAPHQPPAAYAGQYIGKYQHRDISGGIGHNLPQETPSAFAQAVLQVVTL; from the coding sequence ATGTCGAATCCAATCAGCACCCAGCGCCGCCGCCTGTTGAGCAGCAGCACGGCGCTCGCCGCTCTAACCTTGCTGGACCGTGCCGGAACCGTCCATGCGAGCGCGGCATATCAGACCACGTCCCCGCCGCGGACGGCGTCATCCGCTTCGTTCGGTCCGATTCGTCAGGTCGAGGCCGGCGGGTTGAGTATCGGCTATGCCGAGGAAGGTCCGGCGAACGGGCCAGTCGTCATCCTGCTGCATGGCTGGCCCCACGATATTCACAGTTTCATCGACGTGGCCCCGCTCCTGGCGGCCGCGGGCTACCGCGTCATCGTGCCGTACCTTAGGGGTTACGGCTCGACACGCATCCTTTCGCCAAGCGCGCCACGCAACGGCCAGCAATCGATCTTCGCGGTAGACGTGATTGCCCTGATGGATGCGTTGAAGATCGACAAGGCGGTGTTGGCGGGTTTCGACTGGGGCGGACGGGCGGCCAATATCATCGCTGCAATCTGGCCTGAACGTTGTCGCGCCCTCGTCTCGGCGAGTGGTTACCTTATCAGCAGCCAGGAAGCCAATCGCAAGCCTGCGCCGCCGCAGGTCGAACTGCAGGCGTGGTTCCAGTATTACTTCGCCACTGAGCGCGGCGCGGCCGGATACGCGGAGCAGCGCGACGAATTCAACAAGCTGATCTGGCAGCGCGCGTCGCCGCGATTCAGGTTCGATGACGCCACATACCTGCGCACCGCTCAATCGTTCGACAATCCGGACCATGTCGCCATCGTCATTCATAACTACCGCTGGCGGTTGGGACTCGCACAGGGCGAGCGGCAATACGACGACCTCGAGAAGCGGCTGGCGCAGGCGCCGAAGATTTCCGTGCCCACGATCACGCTGGAAGGCGACGCAAACGGCGCACCGCATCAGCCGCCCGCCGCCTATGCCGGACAGTACATCGGCAAATATCAGCACCGTGACATCAGCGGCGGCATCGGACATAACTTGCCACAGGAAACGCCCAGTGCATTTGCGCAAGCCGTACTACAGGTTGTCACGCTATAA
- a CDS encoding cysteine hydrolase family protein, whose protein sequence is MSKQAPRRALIVIDVQNEYVTGNFRIEYPPVESSLPNIGKAIDAANAHGVPVVLVQHVLPADAPIFAEGSDGAKLHPVVADRPHDHVVTKVLPSTFSSAGFDDWLKEHEIDTLTVIGYMTQNCNDATIREAMHKGYAVEFLPDAAGSLSYKNKAGYASAEEMHRIISVIMESTYAATMSTEEWVENLSNPTHVACDNIYYSNLRAHGKM, encoded by the coding sequence ATGTCAAAGCAAGCACCGCGCCGCGCGTTGATTGTCATCGACGTCCAGAATGAGTACGTCACGGGTAACTTCCGCATCGAATATCCGCCTGTCGAATCCTCGTTGCCGAATATCGGCAAAGCGATTGACGCCGCCAACGCACATGGCGTTCCGGTCGTGCTCGTGCAACACGTCTTGCCGGCTGACGCACCGATATTCGCAGAGGGTAGCGATGGCGCGAAACTGCATCCTGTCGTTGCGGACCGCCCTCACGACCATGTCGTGACCAAAGTTTTGCCAAGCACATTTTCCAGCGCCGGCTTCGACGACTGGCTAAAGGAACACGAGATCGATACGTTGACCGTTATCGGCTACATGACGCAGAACTGCAATGACGCCACGATACGCGAAGCGATGCACAAGGGCTACGCCGTCGAGTTCTTGCCGGATGCGGCCGGTTCGCTGTCGTACAAGAACAAGGCGGGCTACGCGAGCGCCGAGGAGATGCATCGCATCATTAGCGTCATTATGGAGTCGACCTATGCGGCGACGATGTCTACCGAAGAGTGGGTGGAAAATCTGAGTAACCCGACCCACGTTGCGTGCGACAACATCTACTACTCGAATCTCCGTGCACACGGAAAGATGTGA
- a CDS encoding sugar ABC transporter substrate-binding protein: MNQKSSVPSAAKRIVAVCAAASAVLCIGTSQAADQPVVGLITKTDTNPFFVKMRQGAEGAAQKDGAKLMTAAGKFDGDNASQVTAIENMLTAGAKAILITPSDTKAIVPSIRKARAAGAIVIALDTPTDPQDATDALFATDNFKAGVLIGEYAKAALGGKPAKIATLDLAPGVTVGVLRHNGFLKGFGIKEGDPSIVCSQDTRGDQAKGQTAMENCLQKAPDINVVYTINEPAAAGAYRALKSAGKDKGVMIVSIDGGCEGVRNVKAGAIAATSQQYPLKMAQLGVDAGVEYAKTGKKPSGYHDTGVTLISDKPQSGVDSKDTAFGLENCWGNK; encoded by the coding sequence ATGAACCAGAAATCGAGCGTGCCGAGCGCCGCTAAGCGGATCGTTGCGGTTTGCGCGGCGGCATCGGCCGTGTTGTGCATCGGCACGAGCCAGGCAGCAGATCAACCCGTGGTCGGCCTCATTACGAAGACCGACACGAACCCGTTCTTCGTGAAGATGCGCCAGGGCGCCGAAGGCGCCGCACAGAAAGACGGCGCGAAGTTGATGACCGCAGCCGGCAAGTTCGACGGCGACAATGCAAGCCAGGTGACCGCGATCGAAAACATGCTGACGGCCGGCGCAAAAGCGATTCTGATCACGCCGAGCGATACGAAGGCGATCGTGCCGAGCATCAGGAAGGCACGTGCAGCCGGCGCAATCGTGATCGCACTCGATACGCCGACCGATCCGCAAGACGCGACCGACGCGCTCTTTGCCACCGATAACTTCAAGGCGGGCGTGCTGATCGGCGAATACGCGAAGGCCGCGCTCGGTGGCAAGCCCGCGAAGATCGCGACACTCGACCTCGCGCCGGGCGTGACGGTCGGCGTGCTGCGGCATAACGGTTTTCTGAAGGGCTTCGGCATCAAGGAAGGCGACCCGTCGATCGTCTGCAGCCAGGACACGCGCGGCGACCAGGCGAAGGGGCAAACGGCGATGGAAAACTGCCTGCAGAAAGCGCCCGACATCAACGTCGTCTATACGATCAACGAACCTGCCGCGGCCGGCGCGTATCGCGCACTGAAGTCCGCGGGCAAAGACAAGGGTGTGATGATCGTATCGATCGACGGCGGCTGCGAAGGCGTACGCAACGTGAAGGCCGGCGCGATCGCCGCGACCTCGCAGCAATATCCTTTGAAGATGGCTCAGCTCGGCGTGGACGCGGGCGTCGAATACGCGAAGACCGGCAAGAAGCCGAGCGGCTATCACGATACCGGCGTCACGCTGATTTCCGACAAGCCGCAATCGGGCGTCGACAGCAAAGACACCGCATTCGGCCTCGAGAACTGCTGGGGCAACAAGTAA
- a CDS encoding ABC transporter permease, giving the protein MSTPTPAAPAHHHRRFADRLPTLAEAGPLIALVLACAFFISQSDRFLSAQNLSLILQQTMVVAVIAIGQTLIVLTGGIDLSCGMVMAFGSIVMTKFAVVLGVPPILAILCGIGASALFGLLNGALITRIKLPSFIVTLGTLNIAFALTQIYSNAESVSNLPDAIMFFGSTFRLGPAEVTYGTVLTLLMYLATWFVLRDTVPGRHLYALGNNAEAARLMGLSSQKILLTVYTLSGAIYGVAALLAVSRTGVGDPQAGQTENLDSITAVVLGGTSLFGGRGSIAGTLLGALIVGVFRNGLTLIGVSSVYQVLITGILVILAVAADKLSRRGVR; this is encoded by the coding sequence ATGTCGACGCCCACCCCCGCCGCCCCCGCCCACCATCACCGGCGATTTGCCGACCGCTTGCCGACGCTCGCCGAAGCCGGCCCGCTTATCGCTCTGGTGCTTGCGTGCGCATTCTTTATTTCGCAAAGCGACCGCTTTCTGTCCGCGCAAAACCTTTCGTTGATTCTGCAACAAACGATGGTCGTCGCGGTGATCGCCATCGGCCAGACGCTGATCGTCCTGACCGGCGGCATCGATCTGTCGTGCGGGATGGTGATGGCGTTCGGCTCGATCGTCATGACCAAATTCGCGGTGGTACTCGGCGTACCGCCGATACTGGCAATTCTATGCGGGATCGGCGCGAGTGCATTGTTCGGTCTTCTGAACGGTGCGCTGATCACGCGAATCAAGCTGCCTTCGTTTATCGTCACCCTGGGTACGCTGAACATCGCGTTCGCCCTGACGCAGATCTACTCGAACGCCGAAAGCGTGTCGAACCTGCCCGACGCGATCATGTTCTTCGGCAGCACGTTCAGGCTCGGACCTGCGGAAGTCACGTACGGCACCGTGCTGACGCTGCTGATGTATCTCGCGACATGGTTCGTCCTGCGCGATACCGTGCCCGGCCGTCATCTGTACGCGCTCGGCAACAACGCGGAAGCAGCGCGTTTGATGGGTCTTTCGTCGCAGAAGATTCTGCTCACCGTGTATACGCTGTCCGGCGCGATCTACGGCGTCGCCGCGCTGCTCGCCGTATCGCGTACCGGCGTCGGCGATCCGCAGGCCGGTCAAACCGAAAACCTCGACAGCATTACCGCGGTCGTGCTCGGCGGCACGAGTCTGTTCGGCGGACGCGGTTCGATCGCGGGCACGCTGCTCGGTGCGCTGATTGTCGGGGTGTTTCGTAACGGCTTGACGCTGATCGGTGTGTCGTCCGTCTACCAGGTGCTGATTACCGGCATTCTCGTGATTCTCGCGGTCGCCGCAGACAAACTTTCGCGACGCGGCGTGCGCTAG
- a CDS encoding ATP-binding cassette domain-containing protein, giving the protein MSTTSVPSSAAASAATPVLEARGLIKRYGQVTALDGCDFEVLPGEIMAVIGDNGAGKSSLIKALSGATVPDEGEIRLDGKPVRFRSPLDAREQGIETVYQDLAVAPAMSIAENLFLARELRKPGWRGSLLKMIDKRRMLEEATAHMKDLQIGIRSMRQAVETLSGGQRQGVAVARSAAFARHVVILDEPTAALGVKEGNMVLELIRRVRDRGLPVILISHNMPHVFEIADRIHIQRLGRRAALVNRKDIHMSEAVAIMTGAKEADVKAIA; this is encoded by the coding sequence ATGTCGACGACATCCGTTCCCTCTTCAGCCGCCGCTTCCGCCGCTACGCCCGTGCTCGAAGCACGCGGCCTGATCAAACGCTATGGCCAGGTCACCGCGCTCGACGGCTGCGATTTCGAAGTCCTGCCCGGCGAAATCATGGCCGTGATCGGCGACAACGGCGCCGGAAAATCGTCGTTGATCAAGGCGCTGTCCGGCGCCACCGTCCCCGACGAAGGCGAGATCCGTCTCGACGGCAAGCCCGTTCGATTCCGCAGTCCGCTCGATGCGCGCGAACAGGGTATCGAAACCGTCTACCAGGACCTCGCCGTCGCTCCGGCGATGAGCATCGCCGAAAATCTGTTTCTGGCGCGCGAGCTGCGCAAACCGGGTTGGCGCGGCTCGCTGCTCAAGATGATCGACAAGCGCCGCATGCTCGAAGAAGCGACCGCCCATATGAAAGACCTGCAAATCGGCATCCGTTCGATGCGTCAGGCCGTCGAAACGCTCTCGGGCGGCCAGCGCCAGGGCGTGGCCGTTGCGCGCAGCGCGGCTTTCGCGCGGCACGTCGTGATCCTCGACGAACCGACCGCCGCGCTCGGCGTGAAGGAAGGCAACATGGTGCTCGAACTGATTCGCCGCGTTCGCGATCGCGGGCTGCCGGTCATTCTGATCAGCCACAACATGCCGCACGTGTTCGAGATCGCGGATCGAATCCATATCCAGCGTCTCGGACGGCGCGCGGCGCTCGTGAATCGCAAGGACATCCATATGTCCGAAGCGGTCGCGATCATGACCGGCGCAAAAGAGGCGGACGTGAAGGCGATTGCATGA
- a CDS encoding ROK family transcriptional regulator produces the protein MDTGTRSPLKRTVGSNQVGMRQFNERIVLQAIRLHGPLPKADVGRLTRLSMQTVSMIIDRLIDDGLLVKQARVRGRIGQPSVPIALRPEGAYTIGIKVGRRSLDVLAMDFVGSVCCREVLEYAYPDPRTLFPALENKLARVNDALGAARKRNVVGVGVAAPLWLGGWHEFLGAPRDALDAWRDIDIRARIATMTGLPVEFAKDTTAACAAELVMGQGRGIHHFLYLFVGTFIGGGLVIDGRLHGGPHDNAGAVGSIPLAGRARDPARQLLHAASGFVLERLFTEAGAPPAAAHDHRALSADLWRLTEQWLDTACPAIASALTNAAALLDLEAVVIDGELDRQLLREIIRRTERVLDRYEWEGIVRPQLLEGTIGSDARAMGGAILPLYAHFAPVHELFLKPAAEAGL, from the coding sequence ATGGACACTGGCACCCGCTCGCCGCTCAAACGCACGGTCGGCTCGAACCAGGTCGGCATGCGCCAGTTCAACGAGCGCATCGTGCTACAGGCGATCCGCTTGCACGGACCGCTGCCGAAGGCCGATGTCGGTCGGCTGACGCGCCTGTCGATGCAGACCGTTTCGATGATCATCGACCGGCTGATCGACGACGGCCTGCTCGTCAAGCAGGCGCGCGTGCGCGGCCGCATCGGTCAGCCCTCCGTGCCGATTGCGCTGCGGCCTGAAGGCGCGTACACGATCGGCATCAAGGTCGGGCGGCGCAGCCTCGACGTACTCGCCATGGATTTCGTGGGCAGCGTCTGCTGCCGCGAGGTGCTCGAGTATGCGTACCCGGACCCGCGCACGCTCTTTCCCGCACTGGAAAACAAGCTCGCGCGCGTGAACGATGCGCTAGGAGCAGCGAGAAAACGCAACGTGGTTGGCGTCGGCGTCGCAGCGCCATTATGGTTAGGCGGCTGGCACGAATTTCTCGGCGCACCGCGCGACGCGCTCGATGCATGGCGCGACATCGATATCCGCGCGCGCATCGCGACGATGACCGGCTTGCCGGTCGAGTTCGCCAAGGACACAACCGCGGCCTGCGCAGCCGAACTCGTGATGGGCCAGGGGCGCGGCATCCATCATTTCCTGTATCTGTTCGTCGGTACGTTTATCGGCGGCGGCCTCGTGATCGACGGGCGCCTGCATGGCGGGCCGCACGATAACGCGGGCGCGGTCGGTTCGATTCCGCTTGCCGGCCGTGCACGCGACCCCGCGCGGCAGTTGCTGCACGCGGCATCGGGCTTCGTGCTCGAGCGCCTGTTCACCGAGGCCGGCGCGCCGCCCGCCGCCGCGCACGATCATCGCGCGTTATCCGCGGACCTGTGGCGGCTGACCGAGCAATGGCTCGACACCGCATGCCCCGCCATCGCAAGCGCGCTGACCAACGCGGCGGCGTTGCTCGATCTGGAAGCCGTGGTGATCGACGGCGAGCTGGACCGTCAGTTGTTGCGCGAAATCATTCGGCGTACCGAACGCGTGCTCGACCGCTACGAATGGGAGGGCATCGTGCGCCCGCAATTGCTCGAGGGAACGATCGGCTCCGACGCGCGCGCCATGGGTGGCGCGATTCTGCCGCTCTACGCGCATTTCGCGCCCGTGCACGAACTCTTTCTGAAGCCTGCGGCCGAAGCCGGTCTCTAG